From Acropora muricata isolate sample 2 chromosome 14, ASM3666990v1, whole genome shotgun sequence, one genomic window encodes:
- the LOC136897952 gene encoding tropomyosin beta chain-like: protein MSQRVTKCTVCGQAGHTRIHCLVLCGSCSGDSRNCGCEQPPAKKKQKTKKGRKVAEKEQLQVAATGSPEAQPNYKSICRQLQQKNQELGKAYHDLKAQFDELEDSCQEREEQLAQAQQDANEMADMVRENEQCIATYTEQLKEKDDRIKELEQELRSLKNSSEASSANHEAAAKVDRNDLAEIHRRYAAVLSTLNAKKCSLNNAYRLARSTIRDFIGIAELKIVNEVTYQSTLERLGDPKLPVKGIEQECRRQLGGLLPLVKRLRTAKKLLPLALDDAFYS, encoded by the coding sequence ATGTCTCAACGTGTAACGAAGTGTACTGTCTGCGGACAAGCTGGGCATACAAGAATCCACTGTTTAGTATTGTGCGGTTCCTGCAGTGGTGATAGCCGTAATTGCGGTTGTGAGCAACcaccagcaaagaaaaaacagaagacCAAGAAGGGAAGGAAGGTAGCGGAAAAGGAGCAGCTTCAGGTAGCAGCCACAGGGTCTCCAGAAGCTCAACCCAACTACAAATCTATTTGCCGGCAGCTGCAACAAAAGAACCAGGAACTTGGCAAAGCCTACCACGATCTAAAGGCCCAGTTTGACGAGCTGGAAGATAGTTGCCAAGAGAGAGAAGAGCAGCTAGCTCAGGCTCAGCAGGATGCCAACGAAATGGCAGACATGGTCCGAGAAAATGAGCAGTGCATCGCAACCTACACAGAgcagttaaaagaaaaagatgaccgGATTAAGGAGCTGGAGCAGGAGCTACGTTCCTTAAAGAACTCTTCGGAAGCATCATCAGCTAACCATGAAGCTGCTGCGAAGGTCGACCGCAATGACCTTGCTGAAATCCATCGACGGTATGCTGCGGTGCTGTCTACCCTGAACGCGAAGAAATGCAGCCTGAACAACGCTTACAGACTCGCACGCAGCACGATAAGAGACTTCATTGGGATAGCGGAGCTGAAAATTGTCAATGAAGTCACATACCAAAGCACATTGGAGAGGCTGGGGGACCCAAAACTGCCAGTTAAAGGGATCGAGCAAGAGTGCCGAAGGCAGCTGGGTGGCCTGTTGCCATTGGTGAAACGCCTTCGAACCGCCAAGAAGCTGTTGCCACTGGCATTAGATGATGCCTTCTATTCctaa